The following are encoded together in the Bacillus cereus group sp. RP43 genome:
- a CDS encoding DUF3894 domain-containing protein, with amino-acid sequence MYLNPKISYMQFCVGFLFVITFILATFNICSYVVAIVFMALLNLTFVIGAFQQKQYTSFVIALVMAFSFSIVAIVIYIK; translated from the coding sequence ATGTATTTAAATCCAAAAATTTCTTACATGCAGTTTTGTGTTGGTTTTCTATTTGTTATTACATTCATATTGGCAACTTTTAATATATGCTCTTACGTTGTAGCGATTGTATTTATGGCATTACTCAATCTTACTTTTGTTATTGGGGCATTTCAGCAGAAACAATATACAAGTTTTGTAATAGCACTTGTAATGGCTTTTTCCTTTAGCATTGTAGCAATTGTTATATATATAAAATAA
- a CDS encoding tripeptidase T: MINQERLVNEFMELVQVDSETKFEAEICKVLTEKFTALGVEVFEDDTMGVTGHGAGNLICTLPATKDGVDTIYFTSHMDTVVPGNGIKPSIKDGYIVSDGTTILGADDKAGLASMFEAIRVLKEKNIPHGKIEFIITVGEESGLIGAKALDRERITAKYGYALDSDGKVGEIVVAAPTQAKVNAIIRGKTAHAGVAPEKGVSAITIAAKAIAKMPLGRIDSETTANIGRFEGGTQTNIVCDHVQIFAEARSLINEKMEAQVAKMKEAFETTAKEMGGHADVEVNVMYPGFKFAAGDHVVEVAKRAAEKIGRTPSLHQSGGGSDANVIAGHGIPTVNLAVGYEEIHTTNEKIPVEELAKTAELVVAIIEEVAK; encoded by the coding sequence ATGATTAATCAAGAACGTTTAGTAAATGAATTTATGGAGTTAGTACAAGTAGATTCTGAAACAAAATTTGAAGCAGAAATTTGCAAAGTGTTAACAGAGAAATTTACTGCTTTAGGTGTAGAAGTATTTGAGGATGACACGATGGGTGTGACTGGTCATGGCGCAGGTAACTTAATTTGTACTTTACCAGCAACAAAAGACGGTGTTGATACAATTTATTTCACTTCTCATATGGATACAGTAGTTCCTGGTAATGGAATTAAGCCTTCTATTAAAGATGGATATATCGTATCAGATGGTACTACAATTTTAGGAGCCGATGACAAAGCTGGATTAGCATCTATGTTTGAAGCAATTCGTGTCTTAAAAGAGAAAAACATTCCTCATGGTAAAATTGAATTTATTATTACAGTTGGAGAAGAATCTGGTCTTATTGGTGCAAAAGCGTTAGACCGTGAACGTATTACAGCAAAATATGGTTATGCATTAGATAGTGATGGAAAAGTTGGTGAAATTGTAGTTGCAGCGCCAACACAAGCGAAAGTGAATGCGATTATTCGCGGGAAAACAGCTCATGCTGGCGTAGCACCAGAAAAAGGTGTATCTGCAATTACTATCGCAGCGAAAGCAATTGCGAAGATGCCACTTGGTCGTATTGATTCTGAAACGACTGCAAATATTGGACGTTTTGAAGGTGGTACACAAACAAATATCGTTTGCGATCATGTACAAATCTTTGCAGAGGCTCGTTCTTTAATCAACGAGAAAATGGAAGCACAAGTTGCGAAAATGAAAGAAGCATTTGAAACAACTGCAAAAGAAATGGGTGGTCATGCAGACGTTGAAGTAAACGTTATGTATCCAGGATTTAAGTTTGCTGCTGGCGATCACGTTGTAGAAGTTGCAAAACGTGCAGCTGAAAAAATTGGTCGTACACCTTCTCTTCACCAAAGTGGTGGCGGAAGTGATGCAAACGTAATTGCAGGACACGGTATTCCAACAGTTAACTTAGCAGTTGGTTATGAGGAAATTCATACAACAAACGAGAAGATTCCTGTTGAAGAATTAGCGAAAACAGCAGAATTAGTTGTTGCAATTATTGAAGAAGTAGCGAAGTAA
- a CDS encoding L,D-transpeptidase has protein sequence MPYLLSLLLCLSLSPIWPLGDNPRAGDPFIIVNKATNKLAYIDDGKIQKVFPVATGKTNELTPEGTFDIVLKAKDPYYIAKDIPGGSPKNPLGSRWMGFNARGTDGSKYGIHGTNQPSSIGKYISQGCIRMKKHDVEYLFDRIPLGTKVSIVKSKKSFQQLAKEKGAIAFGKVNETVGFFLFYKLS, from the coding sequence ATGCCGTATCTTCTTTCTTTATTATTATGTCTTTCTCTATCACCAATCTGGCCTCTTGGTGATAATCCACGTGCTGGAGATCCTTTTATAATTGTAAATAAAGCAACGAATAAACTAGCTTACATTGATGATGGGAAGATCCAAAAGGTTTTTCCAGTAGCGACAGGGAAAACAAATGAATTAACCCCAGAAGGAACCTTTGACATTGTATTGAAGGCGAAGGATCCTTATTATATTGCGAAGGATATTCCTGGGGGTTCTCCAAAAAATCCACTTGGATCGAGGTGGATGGGATTTAATGCAAGAGGAACGGATGGAAGTAAGTATGGGATACACGGGACAAACCAGCCTAGTTCAATTGGAAAATATATTTCGCAAGGATGTATAAGAATGAAGAAACATGATGTGGAATATTTGTTTGATCGTATTCCACTTGGAACGAAAGTATCGATTGTGAAATCGAAAAAATCATTTCAGCAATTGGCAAAGGAAAAAGGGGCCATAGCATTTGGAAAAGTCAACGAAACGGTTGGCTTTTTTCTTTTCTATAAGTTGTCTTGA
- a CDS encoding BrxA/BrxB family bacilliredoxin, which translates to MNDVVRQAREEIVSAGYTELTTPEAVEEAFKRNGTTLVMVNSVCGCAGGIARPAAAHSVHYDKRPNHLVTVFAGQDKEATARAREYFEGYPPSSPSFALLKDGKIVTMVERHEIEGHEPMQVIAKLQSYFEDNCEEL; encoded by the coding sequence ATGAATGATGTTGTCCGTCAAGCGCGTGAAGAGATTGTCTCTGCGGGATATACAGAATTGACGACACCAGAAGCAGTCGAAGAAGCATTTAAAAGAAATGGTACAACACTTGTAATGGTAAACTCTGTATGTGGTTGTGCAGGTGGCATTGCTCGTCCTGCTGCTGCACATTCCGTACATTATGATAAACGCCCTAACCACCTTGTAACGGTATTTGCGGGTCAAGATAAAGAAGCAACAGCAAGAGCGCGTGAATATTTTGAAGGATATCCACCTTCATCTCCATCATTTGCTTTATTGAAAGATGGAAAAATTGTAACGATGGTAGAACGTCATGAAATTGAAGGTCATGAACCAATGCAAGTAATTGCAAAACTACAATCTTATTTCGAAGATAATTGCGAAGAACTATAA
- the prli42 gene encoding stressosome-associated protein Prli42 has product MHKKAQKIMVYIMLISMLVTTLLTGASMFW; this is encoded by the coding sequence ATGCATAAAAAAGCTCAAAAAATTATGGTTTATATAATGCTAATTTCTATGCTTGTAACAACATTACTTACTGGCGCAAGTATGTTTTGGTAA
- a CDS encoding transporter substrate-binding domain-containing protein produces MKKLLSISFALILIVSMFSACSNGEEKAKIENKKVLVMGTSADYKPYEYVEASKSDEIIGFDVDIAKYIGKELGYEVKVKDMDFGGLLASLSSGKVDFVMAGMTPTAERKNNADFTDIYFVAKNMIVSKKGSNIKSLEDLKGKKVGVQTGSIQEEKAEEFKKQVDFKAEGRDRIPEIVQEIKAGRFDAAIIEDTVAKNYLEKMKDLQGIEIQEAPEEVGAAIALPKNSDKTEEFNKVIKKMKENGEMDKLVKKWFGSGK; encoded by the coding sequence ATGAAGAAGTTATTATCAATATCATTTGCACTTATTTTAATTGTAAGTATGTTCAGTGCTTGTAGTAATGGGGAAGAAAAGGCGAAGATTGAGAATAAAAAAGTACTTGTTATGGGGACTTCAGCAGACTATAAACCGTATGAATACGTGGAAGCATCAAAAAGTGATGAAATTATCGGTTTTGATGTTGATATTGCAAAATATATCGGAAAAGAACTTGGGTATGAAGTGAAAGTGAAAGATATGGATTTTGGCGGATTATTAGCATCTCTTAGCTCAGGAAAAGTTGATTTCGTTATGGCAGGTATGACACCAACTGCAGAGCGTAAAAATAATGCTGATTTCACAGATATTTATTTTGTTGCTAAAAATATGATTGTTTCAAAAAAGGGCTCTAATATTAAATCATTAGAAGATTTAAAAGGTAAAAAAGTAGGAGTACAAACAGGATCAATCCAAGAAGAAAAAGCAGAAGAATTTAAAAAACAAGTCGATTTCAAAGCTGAGGGACGTGACCGTATACCAGAAATCGTACAAGAAATTAAAGCTGGTCGTTTTGACGCTGCAATTATAGAAGACACAGTTGCAAAAAATTATTTAGAAAAAATGAAAGATTTGCAAGGAATTGAAATTCAAGAAGCACCAGAAGAAGTAGGTGCAGCAATTGCTCTTCCGAAAAACAGTGATAAAACAGAAGAATTTAATAAAGTAATTAAGAAAATGAAAGAAAATGGAGAAATGGATAAATTAGTGAAGAAATGGTTTGGCAGCGGAAAATAA
- a CDS encoding YetF domain-containing protein codes for MHIFEGARHLSNGEWVIRAIIAYIFLILVAKAMGQRSIAQLRFLDVVLVLLLGGNISNALSDEKVGLLGSMITTFMLVVLHIISSILMLKWDRWRRFLEPAPIILIHNGSIDFSNLKKARITVEYLFSELRLQNVSDITTIKLALWEASGVVSIFQYPEYEAVSRLDLKVAGRKSPVAFILVKDGRIQQDVLALLGKTEEWAKEYLEKNTEIESIILATVDEAYKINILLKK; via the coding sequence ATGCATATTTTTGAAGGAGCACGGCATCTTTCTAATGGCGAATGGGTTATCCGAGCGATTATAGCTTATATATTTTTAATTCTTGTTGCGAAAGCGATGGGGCAAAGGTCTATTGCGCAACTAAGATTTTTAGACGTTGTACTAGTGTTATTATTAGGGGGGAATATTTCTAACGCATTATCAGATGAAAAGGTTGGATTACTCGGTTCGATGATTACAACGTTCATGCTCGTTGTACTTCATATAATAAGCTCTATTTTAATGTTGAAATGGGATAGGTGGAGACGTTTTTTAGAACCTGCACCTATTATTCTTATACATAATGGTTCCATTGATTTTAGTAACTTAAAAAAAGCGAGAATTACGGTGGAATATTTATTTTCGGAGCTACGTTTGCAAAATGTGAGCGATATTACCACAATAAAATTAGCTTTATGGGAAGCAAGCGGCGTCGTTTCTATATTTCAATATCCAGAATATGAAGCAGTTTCTCGTCTTGATCTTAAAGTGGCGGGGAGAAAATCTCCAGTTGCTTTTATATTAGTGAAAGATGGTAGAATTCAGCAAGATGTTCTCGCTTTATTAGGAAAAACGGAAGAGTGGGCGAAAGAATATTTAGAGAAGAATACAGAAATTGAGTCCATTATATTAGCTACGGTAGATGAAGCATATAAAATAAATATTTTGTTGAAAAAATGA
- a CDS encoding DNA polymerase IV, translated as MREMYPKNGRVILHVDMNCFFASVEIAHDSSLQGKPLAVAGNEKERKGIIITCSYEAREYGIRTTMPLWEAKRLCPQLVVRRPNFTIYREASFQMFQILSRFTEKIQPVSIDEGYLDITDCYALGSPLEIAKMIQQALLTELQLPCSIGIAPNLFLAKTASDMKKPLGITVLRKRDIPELIWPLSVGAMHGIGEKTAEKLNDIHIQTIEQLAKGDEYIIRAKIGKHGVDLQRRAKGIDDREVDPSQMGQHKSVGNSTTFSKDMDEEKELLDMLERLSKSVSKRLQKRTLVSYNIQIMIKYHDRRTVTRSKQLKNAIWEERDIFQAASRLWKQHWDGDSVRLLGVTATEIEWKTESVKQLDLFSFEEDAKKEPLLAVIDQINDKYGTPLLQRGSQLLRRQEKSFQQKLENKFM; from the coding sequence ATGCGAGAAATGTATCCGAAAAATGGTCGTGTTATTTTACATGTAGATATGAATTGTTTTTTCGCATCTGTTGAAATTGCTCATGATTCATCATTACAAGGAAAGCCATTAGCGGTTGCTGGAAATGAAAAAGAGAGAAAAGGAATTATTATAACGTGTAGTTATGAGGCGAGAGAATATGGAATACGTACGACGATGCCTCTTTGGGAAGCGAAAAGGTTATGCCCACAATTAGTTGTAAGGCGTCCTAATTTTACAATATATCGTGAAGCTTCATTTCAAATGTTTCAAATCCTTTCACGTTTTACAGAAAAGATACAACCAGTCTCTATAGATGAAGGATATTTAGATATCACAGATTGCTATGCACTCGGTTCGCCTCTTGAAATAGCAAAGATGATTCAACAAGCGTTGTTAACAGAGTTACAGCTTCCGTGTAGTATTGGAATTGCTCCAAATCTTTTTCTAGCAAAGACCGCTTCAGATATGAAAAAACCACTTGGTATTACTGTGCTTCGAAAACGTGATATTCCAGAATTGATTTGGCCACTTTCAGTTGGAGCCATGCATGGAATTGGTGAGAAAACAGCTGAAAAATTAAATGATATTCATATACAGACAATTGAACAATTGGCAAAGGGAGACGAGTATATCATTCGCGCTAAGATTGGAAAGCACGGTGTTGATTTACAAAGGCGTGCAAAAGGTATAGATGATAGAGAAGTTGATCCGAGTCAAATGGGACAGCATAAAAGTGTCGGTAATTCGACGACCTTTTCAAAGGATATGGATGAAGAGAAAGAGTTACTTGATATGTTAGAACGTTTATCAAAATCAGTGAGTAAAAGGTTACAAAAGCGAACTCTTGTCAGCTATAATATTCAAATTATGATTAAATACCATGATAGGCGAACAGTAACACGGAGTAAGCAATTGAAAAATGCCATTTGGGAAGAACGCGATATTTTTCAAGCAGCATCCCGTTTATGGAAGCAACATTGGGACGGTGATTCCGTTCGTTTACTAGGTGTTACAGCTACTGAAATAGAGTGGAAGACAGAATCGGTGAAACAATTGGATTTGTTTTCATTTGAAGAGGATGCGAAAAAAGAACCGCTACTTGCTGTCATTGATCAAATTAATGATAAGTATGGAACACCGCTTTTACAACGAGGTAGTCAACTACTACGTAGGCAAGAGAAGTCGTTTCAACAAAAGTTAGAAAATAAGTTTATGTAG
- a CDS encoding GNAT family N-acetyltransferase gives MMKIYETDRLHLREIDESYTEKVLQYYDRNREFLKAWEEYRPEDFFTLDYQNKKLQKDRKEFAEGKIIRLWIFKKGDDTKIIGCISFNLIVRGIYQSCVLGYKLDKEELNKGYTTEALRKAIQVAFGEFHLHRIEAPIMPRNLASIQVVTKIGFQYEGVSRKMLMVNGVWEDHMRWVLLNE, from the coding sequence ATGATGAAAATATACGAAACAGATCGTTTACATTTAAGAGAAATTGATGAGTCGTATACTGAAAAAGTTCTTCAATATTACGACAGAAATCGTGAATTTTTAAAAGCTTGGGAAGAGTATAGACCGGAGGATTTTTTTACATTAGATTATCAAAATAAAAAGTTACAAAAGGATAGAAAAGAGTTTGCAGAAGGTAAAATCATCAGGCTATGGATTTTTAAAAAGGGTGATGATACGAAAATAATTGGTTGTATATCATTTAATTTAATTGTTCGTGGTATTTATCAATCTTGTGTACTCGGTTATAAATTAGATAAGGAAGAGTTAAATAAAGGTTATACGACAGAAGCGCTTAGAAAAGCAATTCAAGTTGCTTTTGGGGAATTTCATTTACATCGTATAGAAGCACCGATTATGCCACGAAATTTAGCATCTATACAAGTAGTGACGAAGATAGGATTTCAATATGAAGGTGTGTCTCGAAAAATGCTAATGGTAAATGGCGTCTGGGAAGATCATATGCGGTGGGTGTTGTTAAACGAGTAA
- a CDS encoding amino acid ABC transporter permease codes for MNLDFSAITPSIPYILKGLEVTLKIVAASAVVGFILGTLLALCKIARIRVLNIAADIYTSIFRGTPLVLQLMIIYFGVPQMIGYEIPAFLAAVLAFSLNSGAYMSEVIRAGIQAVDKGQTEAAMALGIPYSKMMRNIIFPQALKNILPALVNEFATLTKESAVVTVIGATDLMRRAYIVGGETFKYLEPLLFVGLIYYMLVIILTLIGKAIEGRMKKSD; via the coding sequence ATGAATCTAGATTTTTCGGCAATTACGCCTTCAATACCATATATATTAAAGGGATTAGAAGTTACATTGAAAATTGTAGCTGCATCAGCTGTGGTAGGATTTATTTTAGGAACGTTATTAGCACTTTGCAAAATTGCTAGAATACGAGTATTAAATATTGCAGCAGATATTTATACGTCAATATTTCGTGGCACACCGCTAGTATTGCAATTAATGATTATTTATTTTGGTGTTCCGCAAATGATTGGATATGAGATACCAGCCTTTTTAGCAGCTGTACTTGCATTTAGCTTAAACTCAGGTGCATATATGTCAGAAGTGATTCGTGCCGGCATTCAAGCAGTCGATAAAGGGCAAACAGAAGCAGCGATGGCTTTAGGTATTCCGTACAGTAAAATGATGAGAAATATTATTTTTCCTCAAGCTTTAAAAAATATATTACCAGCGCTTGTGAATGAGTTTGCGACACTTACGAAAGAGTCGGCTGTAGTAACTGTAATAGGAGCGACTGATTTAATGCGCCGTGCTTATATTGTAGGCGGTGAAACATTTAAATATCTTGAGCCATTACTGTTTGTTGGACTTATTTATTATATGTTAGTAATTATTCTTACATTAATCGGGAAGGCAATTGAAGGGAGAATGAAGAAAAGTGATTAA
- a CDS encoding amino acid ABC transporter ATP-binding protein gives MIKIDNLHKSFGKNEVLKGITTTIEKGEVVAIIGPSGSGKSTFLRCMNVLEAATAGHIWIGTEEVTNPKTNIMHVRENVGMVFQHFHLFPHMTVLENITYAPINVKGVTKQEAEKKAEKLLEKVGLLDKKDAYPNRLSGGQKQRVAIARALAMEPEVMLFDEPTSALDPEMVKEVLEVMKSLVTTGMTMAIVTHEMGFAKEVADRVLFLDGGKLVEDSNPEEFFTAPKSDRAKEFLQKIL, from the coding sequence GTGATTAAAATTGACAACCTTCATAAATCATTTGGAAAAAATGAAGTATTAAAAGGAATTACAACAACGATCGAAAAAGGAGAAGTTGTTGCAATTATCGGACCGTCTGGATCTGGAAAGTCAACATTTTTACGCTGTATGAATGTACTAGAAGCAGCGACAGCTGGTCACATTTGGATTGGAACGGAAGAAGTAACGAATCCGAAGACAAATATTATGCACGTTCGTGAAAATGTCGGAATGGTATTTCAACATTTTCACTTATTCCCTCATATGACTGTATTAGAAAATATTACGTATGCTCCTATCAATGTAAAAGGAGTAACGAAGCAAGAGGCTGAAAAAAAAGCTGAGAAACTTTTAGAGAAAGTGGGGTTATTAGATAAGAAAGATGCATATCCAAATCGCCTTTCAGGTGGACAAAAGCAGCGTGTAGCAATTGCAAGAGCGTTAGCGATGGAACCGGAAGTTATGTTGTTTGATGAACCGACTTCTGCGTTAGATCCAGAAATGGTGAAAGAAGTGTTAGAAGTTATGAAATCATTAGTTACGACAGGAATGACGATGGCAATCGTTACACATGAAATGGGATTTGCAAAAGAAGTAGCAGACCGTGTTCTCTTTTTAGATGGTGGAAAGCTCGTAGAAGATAGTAATCCGGAAGAGTTTTTTACAGCACCAAAAAGTGATCGTGCAAAAGAATTTTTGCAAAAGATATTGTAA
- a CDS encoding YjdF family protein: protein MDLTVYHDGQFFVGIITHKEKGKLYGARYIFGMEPSDEEVLIFVNGPMLAYFQHVAKCGVEVKEKQRPKNIKRIIRQAAKEVNVKRFTKAQEAISLSYELHKQDRKVQSKERREAEKQRKRFIKVQRAKQKHRGH from the coding sequence ATGGATTTGACAGTATATCACGATGGTCAATTTTTTGTAGGAATTATTACGCATAAAGAAAAAGGGAAATTGTATGGAGCAAGGTATATTTTTGGAATGGAACCTTCAGACGAGGAAGTACTTATATTTGTGAATGGTCCAATGTTAGCATATTTCCAGCACGTTGCAAAATGCGGTGTGGAAGTTAAAGAAAAACAGCGTCCAAAAAATATAAAACGTATCATACGACAAGCGGCAAAAGAAGTAAATGTAAAACGTTTTACAAAGGCGCAAGAAGCAATTAGTTTATCTTATGAACTGCATAAACAAGATAGGAAAGTGCAATCTAAAGAGAGACGAGAAGCAGAGAAGCAGCGAAAACGTTTTATAAAAGTACAAAGAGCAAAGCAAAAGCATCGTGGTCATTAA
- a CDS encoding aromatic acid exporter family protein, whose amino-acid sequence MFKIGYRTVKTALGTGAAVFIAQLLGLEFYSSAGILVILCVQNTKRKSVQVSLHRFLACVLSMVFAFCIFETIGYTPLAISVLLLTFIPTAVMCKIQEGIVTSSVIVMHLYSLKQITWSIVGNEIAILTIGISVALLVNMYMPSSENKLKEYQGKIEDHFRTILFEMVVYLRNRDSNWSGAELIETEMMLKEAKDLSFKKLENEFMREDDYYYRYFDMRMQQFEILERMIPLAASLSWTYEQADMIADVIENIGNSIRPESTGVISLRQLQEMREVFREMPLPVSREEFEIRAKLVQLVYEMEQYLLIKSRFKGKDNIKELI is encoded by the coding sequence ATGTTTAAAATTGGATATAGAACAGTGAAAACAGCGCTTGGAACGGGAGCGGCAGTTTTTATTGCTCAGTTATTAGGATTAGAATTTTATAGTTCAGCTGGTATTTTAGTCATTTTATGCGTGCAAAATACGAAACGAAAATCCGTTCAAGTATCGTTGCACCGTTTCTTAGCTTGTGTATTATCGATGGTATTTGCGTTTTGTATTTTTGAAACCATTGGTTATACACCACTTGCGATTAGCGTATTACTGCTTACCTTCATTCCGACTGCAGTTATGTGCAAAATTCAAGAAGGCATTGTCACGAGTTCGGTTATCGTTATGCATCTGTATTCATTAAAGCAAATTACATGGTCTATAGTTGGTAATGAAATTGCTATATTAACGATTGGAATTAGTGTCGCTTTATTAGTAAACATGTACATGCCAAGCAGTGAGAATAAACTGAAAGAGTATCAAGGGAAAATAGAAGACCATTTCAGAACGATTTTGTTTGAAATGGTCGTTTATTTACGAAATCGAGATAGTAATTGGAGTGGGGCCGAATTAATTGAAACAGAAATGATGCTGAAAGAAGCAAAAGATTTATCATTTAAAAAACTTGAGAATGAATTTATGCGTGAAGATGACTATTATTATCGGTATTTTGATATGCGTATGCAACAATTTGAAATTTTGGAGCGAATGATACCATTAGCTGCATCACTATCTTGGACGTATGAACAAGCTGATATGATTGCAGACGTAATCGAAAATATAGGAAATTCTATTCGTCCTGAAAGTACAGGAGTCATTTCGTTAAGACAACTTCAAGAAATGCGAGAAGTATTTAGAGAAATGCCTTTACCAGTCTCGCGAGAAGAATTTGAAATACGTGCAAAACTCGTTCAACTTGTTTATGAAATGGAGCAATATTTACTCATTAAAAGTCGTTTTAAGGGAAAGGATAATATAAAAGAACTTATTTAG
- a CDS encoding NUDIX hydrolase — protein sequence MGYVEELRKVVGHRPLILVGAVVLVINESGYVLLQQRTEPYGKWGLPGGLMELGESPEETAYREVYEETGIEVKNLRLINVFSGANYFTKLKNGDEFQSVTTAYYTDEYEGNFVMNKEEAVQLKFFRVTELPDYIVGSHKKMIVEYMKIMEKKI from the coding sequence ATGGGATATGTAGAGGAATTACGAAAAGTAGTTGGTCATCGCCCTTTAATTTTAGTTGGTGCTGTTGTACTCGTTATAAATGAAAGTGGATATGTATTATTACAGCAAAGAACAGAGCCGTACGGAAAATGGGGGTTGCCTGGCGGGCTAATGGAGCTTGGTGAATCACCAGAAGAAACAGCTTACCGTGAAGTATATGAAGAGACAGGAATAGAAGTAAAGAACCTCCGATTAATCAATGTATTTTCTGGAGCGAACTATTTTACAAAATTAAAAAACGGCGATGAGTTTCAATCCGTAACGACAGCCTATTATACCGATGAATATGAAGGGAATTTTGTTATGAATAAAGAAGAAGCGGTTCAGCTTAAATTCTTCCGGGTAACAGAGCTACCTGATTATATTGTAGGATCGCATAAAAAAATGATTGTGGAATATATGAAAATTATGGAAAAAAAGATATAA
- a CDS encoding FtsW/RodA/SpoVE family cell cycle protein, whose translation MKRSTDFLKSLDVKLILILFALCVTSIAAIYSSQQTGQYGDANFALKQGVNYIIGVVLLLLVASIDLDQWQKLSWPLYIAGFGSLILLKILPVSTFTPEKLGAKRWFVFPVAGQIQPSEFFKISLLLIVASIAVKHNAQYMARTFQTDLKLVGKIMLVSLPPMAVVYSQPDTGMVFLYAAAIACILFMSGIQKKLIALCTVIPLTILSALIFIFVRYRDFFFNNLVTLLKPHQQSRIVGWLNPFENADQGYQTQQSILAVGSGGMEGKGFGEGSVYIPEKHTDFIFATIAEEGGFIVAALVVFLFLLLLYRTIIIGYSADNLFGTLLCAGSIGILTVQIFQNIGMIVGLMPVKGIALPFLSYGGSSLFSNMIMMGLILSVRKTYKKYMFSVK comes from the coding sequence ATGAAAAGAAGTACCGATTTTCTAAAAAGCTTAGATGTAAAACTAATTTTAATTTTGTTTGCATTATGTGTTACGAGTATAGCCGCTATATATAGCAGTCAGCAAACCGGACAATATGGAGATGCAAACTTTGCTTTGAAACAAGGTGTTAACTACATAATAGGGGTTGTATTGTTACTTCTTGTTGCAAGCATCGATTTAGATCAATGGCAAAAATTGTCTTGGCCACTTTATATCGCTGGGTTTGGTTCACTTATTCTTTTGAAAATACTACCGGTTTCCACTTTTACACCTGAAAAATTAGGTGCAAAAAGATGGTTCGTTTTCCCAGTAGCTGGACAAATTCAGCCGTCTGAGTTTTTCAAAATTTCATTGCTTCTCATAGTTGCAAGTATAGCGGTGAAACATAATGCTCAATATATGGCCCGGACATTCCAAACTGATTTGAAATTAGTCGGAAAGATAATGTTAGTATCTCTTCCACCTATGGCCGTTGTATATAGCCAACCAGATACAGGTATGGTGTTCTTATATGCAGCAGCTATCGCATGTATTTTATTTATGTCAGGAATTCAAAAGAAATTAATTGCGTTATGTACAGTTATTCCGTTGACGATATTATCTGCGTTAATATTTATTTTCGTAAGGTATAGGGATTTCTTCTTTAATAATTTAGTTACTTTACTAAAACCTCACCAACAGTCGCGTATTGTAGGTTGGTTAAATCCATTTGAAAATGCAGATCAAGGCTATCAAACACAGCAATCGATTTTAGCTGTAGGTAGTGGGGGAATGGAAGGGAAAGGTTTTGGTGAAGGAAGCGTCTATATCCCAGAGAAACATACTGACTTTATTTTCGCTACAATTGCCGAAGAAGGTGGATTTATAGTAGCGGCGTTAGTTGTGTTCTTGTTCCTGTTATTACTTTATCGAACAATTATTATCGGTTATTCTGCTGATAATTTATTTGGTACATTATTATGTGCTGGATCAATAGGAATACTAACGGTTCAAATATTCCAAAATATTGGTATGATCGTTGGATTAATGCCTGTAAAAGGTATCGCATTACCTTTCTTATCATATGGGGGAAGTTCCTTATTCTCGAATATGATTATGATGGGACTCATATTATCGGTACGGAAAACGTATAAAAAATATATGTTTTCAGTTAAGTAA